One window from the genome of Microcoleus sp. AS-A8 encodes:
- a CDS encoding SemiSWEET transporter, with product MGTQFINILGLIAGTLTTIAFLPQLLKTWKSKSAKDVSLVMMITFSVGIFLWIIYGFAIGAMPIIVSNAVTLVLALLILVLKIIYR from the coding sequence ATGGGCACACAATTCATCAATATTTTGGGATTAATCGCTGGAACACTGACAACAATCGCTTTTTTACCTCAACTGCTCAAAACATGGAAATCCAAGTCAGCTAAAGATGTTTCTTTAGTCATGATGATTACCTTCTCTGTCGGTATTTTTCTATGGATCATATATGGATTTGCTATTGGAGCGATGCCTATTATTGTGTCTAACGCCGTCACCCTGGTTTTGGCGCTACTGATTTTGGTTCTTAAAATTATATATAGGTGA
- a CDS encoding penicillin-binding protein 1A, with translation MSKFIPKHKDLSSQINSSASTESEPESLSADQQQDQTGQPKSSHGLLTRCQQGVTLTFNGLKRVSTPVIEQFTGPRKLHRRPWFWLGIGVGGGAIALGVGWLALENSIPDSTADLLTYVRDDTITIKAENGEILQQIGPATRETIKIREVPKTLTQAFLATEDQRFEKHHGVDYQGILRAVLSNIQAGDVVEGGSTITQQLARIVYFNQERTVARKLKEMLMAQKIEKNVDKNTILERYLNLVYLGSGAYGVADAAWVYFSKPMKDLTLPEMAMIAGLPAAPNDYSPLSNPKIAKERRDVVLVRMLNNGFITKAQADEAIATPVVTKPSNPKRLERKANYFTDYIQQELPKYVSKEKIAQQGLTIETTLNVNWQNAAEEAVQETVKREGRWQGFKQASLVAIDPRTGQIKAMVGGKDFYNQQFNRVTQAKRQPGSTFKTFVYATAVAAGISPNRGYLDAPYTVDGYTPKNYGDKFRGWVNIRDAFTHSINVVALKTLIDVGWEPTIDVAKKMGIESTLHPTYSLALGASEVNLLELTSAYGTLATQGLHTNPYGIHRILDQHGKVIYEEKIKSERAIDQETAATMTWMLRNVVKDGTGRSAQLDNRPVAGKTGTSDEARDLWFIGYIPQMVAGVWLGNDDNKPTSGASSTAAYTWHQFMEKVVKDMEVEKFPDRPTQIENRKPTIKAQPIRPKRAITRAIPNSDSDSDSASERNSESTSRRRYRTEASFSGSSRSNASENTSSDDSSSRRRRRRRRSSESQSASQSSNESQSETPRRSRRRRTYVEDSSSNESSSRRRRSYGENSSSNESSSRRRRSYGEDSSSNESSSRRRRSYREDSNSNESSSRRSSSRRSSSRRSSSRSSDSNATESSNSTSTRSSSRRRRSSQRIDQSSSSTAPTPRRRRRRYESAPSAAPPAPPASRKVSQPARESAPSAPAPPPEPPAPAAQ, from the coding sequence GTGTCAAAGTTCATCCCAAAGCATAAAGACTTATCAAGTCAGATCAATTCATCGGCGTCAACAGAATCCGAGCCGGAATCGCTGTCTGCTGATCAGCAACAAGATCAGACAGGGCAACCGAAATCGAGTCATGGGCTATTGACGCGATGCCAACAGGGTGTAACACTCACGTTCAACGGCCTCAAGCGTGTTTCGACGCCGGTCATTGAGCAGTTCACAGGACCTAGAAAGCTACATCGTCGCCCTTGGTTTTGGTTGGGAATCGGTGTTGGAGGTGGTGCGATCGCGTTGGGTGTCGGGTGGCTAGCTCTAGAGAACAGTATTCCGGATTCTACCGCCGATCTCTTGACCTATGTCCGAGATGACACGATTACGATCAAAGCGGAAAATGGTGAGATTCTCCAGCAAATTGGGCCAGCCACCCGCGAGACGATCAAAATTCGAGAAGTTCCCAAAACCTTAACTCAAGCCTTTCTGGCGACCGAAGACCAGCGCTTTGAAAAACATCACGGGGTCGATTACCAGGGAATTCTCCGCGCTGTACTATCTAACATTCAAGCTGGGGATGTCGTAGAAGGTGGCAGCACCATCACCCAGCAGCTTGCTCGAATTGTCTACTTCAATCAGGAGCGAACAGTCGCGCGTAAGCTCAAAGAAATGCTGATGGCGCAAAAAATTGAGAAGAATGTTGACAAAAACACTATCCTTGAGCGGTATTTAAACCTCGTTTATCTGGGTTCCGGTGCTTATGGAGTTGCAGATGCGGCTTGGGTCTACTTTAGCAAACCGATGAAAGATTTGACCCTGCCCGAAATGGCGATGATTGCCGGGTTGCCCGCGGCTCCTAATGACTACTCACCTTTAAGCAACCCCAAAATCGCCAAAGAGCGGCGTGATGTTGTCCTAGTCAGGATGCTAAACAACGGATTCATCACGAAAGCACAAGCGGATGAGGCTATTGCCACGCCTGTGGTGACAAAACCGAGCAATCCCAAGCGACTGGAACGAAAAGCCAATTACTTTACCGACTACATTCAACAAGAACTCCCCAAGTACGTTTCTAAAGAAAAAATAGCTCAGCAGGGATTGACGATTGAAACCACTTTAAATGTGAACTGGCAAAACGCCGCTGAAGAAGCCGTTCAAGAAACCGTTAAACGAGAAGGACGCTGGCAAGGGTTTAAGCAAGCGTCTTTGGTTGCCATTGACCCACGCACCGGACAGATTAAGGCCATGGTGGGAGGCAAGGATTTTTATAATCAACAATTTAACCGTGTCACTCAGGCTAAGCGTCAGCCCGGTTCTACCTTTAAGACATTTGTGTACGCCACAGCCGTCGCCGCAGGTATCTCTCCCAATCGCGGCTACCTAGATGCGCCCTATACCGTCGATGGCTACACACCGAAAAACTATGGGGATAAATTCCGAGGTTGGGTCAATATCCGAGATGCCTTCACCCATTCGATTAATGTTGTAGCGTTGAAAACGCTCATTGATGTGGGTTGGGAGCCTACGATTGATGTAGCAAAAAAAATGGGTATTGAATCGACACTCCACCCAACTTACTCCCTCGCCTTAGGAGCCTCTGAGGTAAATCTTTTAGAGCTCACCAGTGCTTATGGCACTCTGGCAACCCAAGGATTGCATACCAATCCTTATGGTATTCACCGCATTCTCGATCAGCACGGTAAGGTTATTTACGAGGAAAAAATTAAGAGTGAGCGGGCGATTGACCAAGAAACGGCTGCTACCATGACTTGGATGCTGCGAAATGTCGTCAAGGATGGTACGGGTCGTTCGGCTCAGCTCGATAATCGCCCGGTTGCTGGAAAGACGGGCACTTCAGACGAGGCTCGCGACCTCTGGTTTATTGGTTACATTCCCCAGATGGTAGCTGGTGTCTGGCTCGGCAATGATGACAACAAACCCACCTCTGGCGCGAGTAGTACAGCCGCCTATACCTGGCATCAGTTTATGGAAAAGGTGGTCAAAGATATGGAAGTTGAGAAATTTCCTGACCGCCCGACACAAATAGAAAACCGCAAGCCCACGATTAAAGCCCAACCCATTAGACCCAAACGAGCGATAACCAGAGCGATTCCTAATTCGGATTCGGATTCTGATAGCGCGTCCGAAAGGAATTCAGAAAGCACCTCTAGAAGGCGCTATAGAACAGAGGCAAGTTTTAGCGGTAGTTCTCGCTCTAATGCTTCCGAAAATACCTCTTCAGACGACAGTTCTTCGAGGCGGCGGCGACGGCGGCGCAGATCTAGTGAGAGTCAATCGGCCTCTCAAAGCTCCAATGAGAGTCAATCAGAAACGCCAAGACGTTCCCGGCGGCGGCGAACCTATGTGGAAGATAGTAGCTCCAACGAGTCAAGTTCTCGGCGTCGGCGAAGCTATGGGGAAAATAGTAGCTCCAACGAGTCAAGTTCTCGGCGTCGGCGAAGCTATGGGGAAGATAGTAGCTCCAACGAGTCAAGTTCTCGGCGTCGGCGAAGCTATAGGGAAGATAGTAACTCCAACGAGTCAAGTTCTCGGCGCTCCAGTTCTCGGCGCTCCAGTTCTCGGCGCTCAAGCTCCAGAAGCTCAGATTCCAATGCCACAGAGTCCAGCAACTCGACTTCCACCCGCTCATCCTCCAGAAGGCGGCGCTCTTCCCAAAGGATTGATCAATCAAGTTCATCAACAGCTCCCACGCCCAGACGACGCCGACGCAGGTATGAATCCGCACCATCAGCGGCTCCTCCAGCTCCTCCAGCGTCTAGAAAAGTATCACAACCTGCTCGCGAGTCAGCTCCTAGTGCACCAGCGCCTCCCCCAGAGCCACCGGCACCAGCCGCACAGTAA